In Papio anubis isolate 15944 chromosome 20, Panubis1.0, whole genome shotgun sequence, the genomic window CTGGCAGATGATACTCTCAGGATGGAGGAGAAAATCTGAGAATAAGAGAACAGGATTCCAGAGAGAGGGAAAACACCCAGGACAATGGTCATAAAATACATCACGATGTTATTGATGAAGGTGTCAGAACAGGAGAGCTTCAAGACTTCGGAAGGATCACAAAAAAAGTGTGGAATTTCCATGTTTGTGCAGAAGGACAGCCTCAAAATGGTCAAGGTCTCGAGCAGGGAACCCATGACACTGATGCACCAGGACCCCAGAACCAGCAGCCCACAGAGCCGGGGGTTCATGATGACCATGTAGTGCAGGGGGTGACAGATGGCCACGAAGCGGTCATAGGCCATCACGGTCAAGAGCAAGTTGTCCAGGCATCCAAATGCAGTGAAAAAAAATATCTGGGTGAGGCAGCCTGCAAAAGTGATCATTTTGCTTTGTGTTTGGATAGTCACTAGCATCTTTGGGACAGTCGTGGACGTGAAACAGATGTCAGCAAAGGACAGGTTGGAgaggaagaagtacatgggggTGTGGAGGTGGGAGTCTGAGCTGATGGTCAGGATGATGAGCAGGTTTCCGGTGATGGTGACCAGGTATACGGAGAGGAACAGCCCATAGAGAAGAAGCCGCATGTCAGAGTCCTCTGCGAATCCCAAGAGGAGAAAGTTTCCAACTTCTGTTTGGTTTCCTCTTTCCATGGGGCCGCTGGGTTTACTGAGAAGgaggcaaaaacaacaacaacaacagcaacaacaacaaacagccaCACAAAATTTACTCAAACCCAGGGAACTCAAGAAATCACACATGTTGGCTAATTATTGGATTTCTTTGCTGACCAGTTACAGTTACCATCGCTACCTGGAGAAGTCATCTCTACATCATTGGTCCTCAAACTGTGGTTCCTGGAACAGCCCCAccaacatcacctgggaactcaTTATATATGTGCCTTATCATGCCCGCCTGACCAACTGAATTAGATACTCTGGGTTTGGAGCCCGCATtctagtgtttgtttgtttgattgagacggagtcttgcactttcgcccaggctagagtacagtggcacaatctcagctcactgcaacctccacctcctgggttcaggggattctcctgcctcagcctccggagtagctgggattacaggcacgcccagctaatttctgtatttttagtagagacggggtttcaccatattggtcaggctggtctcgaactcctgacttcctgatcctcccgccttggcctcccaaagtgctgggattacaggcatgagccactgtgcctggccttttaatttttaatttttttttttttttttttttgagacagagtctcactctgttgcccaggctggagtgcaatgctgtaatctcagctcgctgcaacctctgcctcccgggttcaagcaattctcatgcctcagcatcctgagaagctggcactacaggcgcaaACCACCGCGcccaagaaaattttttttttttttttttttgtagttttaggagagacggggtttctccaagttggctagactggtctcaaactcctgacttcagatgatacGCCCGccttagccccccaaagtgctggtattacaggcatgagccactgtgcccggcctgcattctgggttttaacaagccctctagggaattctgatgcacactcaagTTTGAGGACTATTGCTTCAACGCTTGCCTGTGTCCCTAAGCAATCATCCCCTCCCCAGCATCCCTGGCTGCTCTTGCCCTTTCTGCCTAAGGCATGAGAATTAGGAAATTAGAGAGTGAAAATTTCCTAATTCTAGGCAGATTTCCAATCCTCAGAAGGCTTTTTCTTCTATTGTGCTGCATTCctgtaatttgtttttcattctgttttagagataaggtcttgctctgttgcccaggttggagtgcagtggcaccatcctagctcactgcagcttcgaacttctgggctcaagtgatcctcccacttcagcctcccaagtatctgggactacaagccactgtgcccggttgTAATTTCTACATGTTAAATCCTCTGGATCTTGGATGCTCCTTCTGCTAAAAAATAATAacctctgttttttattttttattttttattttttaaatttgagacggagtctcgctctgtcgcccaggctggagtgcagtggccggatc contains:
- the LOC100998607 gene encoding olfactory receptor 7C2, which gives rise to MCDFLSSLGLSKFCVAVCCCCCCCCCFCLLLSKPSGPMERGNQTEVGNFLLLGFAEDSDMRLLLYGLFLSVYLVTITGNLLIILTISSDSHLHTPMYFFLSNLSFADICFTSTTVPKMLVTIQTQSKMITFAGCLTQIFFFTAFGCLDNLLLTVMAYDRFVAICHPLHYMVIMNPRLCGLLVLGSWCISVMGSLLETLTILRLSFCTNMEIPHFFCDPSEVLKLSCSDTFINNIVMYFMTIVLGVFPLSGILFSYSQIFSSILRVSSARGLNKAFSTCGSHLSMVSLFYGTGLGVYLSSAAAPSSRRSLMASVMYSMVTPMLNPFIYSLRNRHMKGSLGRLLLRATSLNEGTIAKLS